A section of the Metasolibacillus fluoroglycofenilyticus genome encodes:
- the glmU gene encoding bifunctional UDP-N-acetylglucosamine diphosphorylase/glucosamine-1-phosphate N-acetyltransferase GlmU: MTNIFAIVLAAGQGTRMKSKLYKVLHPVCGKPMVEHVINHIETLDVNRIVTVVGHGADKVQEQLGDKSEYVLQAEQLGTAHAVQQAEGILGDLEGITLVVCGDTPLIRPETMKALVDFHREQNAKATILTAIAEDPTGYGRIIRNEGGQVAQIVEHKDATPEQHSVKEINTGTYCFDNKLLFEALKLVNNNNAQGEYYLPDVIEILQKQEEIVSAYVTKDFNETLGINDRFALSQAEDLMRARINERHMRNGVTIINPATTHISVDAIIGSDTVILPGTMIEGKTIIGADCEIGPNSHIIDSQIGNDTSIHSSVVKSSAIGDAVAIGPFAHIRPESTLGNHVKIGNFVEVKKSQINEDSKVSHLSYIGDAEIGKNVNIGCGSITVNYDGKNKHKTIIEDNVFVGCNTNLVAPVTVRKNAFIAAGSTITKEVPEDALAIARARQENKLGYMNKLK; encoded by the coding sequence ATGACAAATATTTTTGCAATCGTTTTGGCTGCAGGTCAAGGAACACGTATGAAGTCCAAATTATATAAAGTACTACATCCTGTTTGTGGAAAACCAATGGTAGAGCATGTCATCAATCATATTGAAACACTAGATGTAAATCGTATCGTGACAGTGGTTGGTCATGGTGCTGATAAGGTACAAGAGCAATTAGGCGATAAAAGTGAATACGTGCTACAGGCTGAGCAACTAGGGACGGCACATGCGGTTCAGCAAGCAGAGGGCATTTTAGGTGACCTTGAAGGGATAACGCTTGTTGTATGTGGTGATACGCCGTTAATTAGACCAGAAACGATGAAAGCATTAGTTGATTTCCATCGTGAGCAAAATGCTAAGGCTACAATTTTGACAGCGATTGCAGAGGACCCAACAGGTTACGGTCGCATTATTCGTAACGAGGGCGGGCAAGTAGCGCAAATTGTAGAGCATAAGGATGCGACACCAGAGCAGCACTCTGTTAAAGAAATTAATACAGGTACGTATTGCTTTGATAATAAGCTATTATTTGAAGCATTAAAGCTTGTAAACAATAATAATGCGCAAGGTGAATATTATTTACCTGATGTGATTGAAATTTTACAAAAGCAAGAGGAAATCGTATCTGCTTATGTGACGAAGGATTTCAATGAAACGCTAGGTATTAACGATCGCTTCGCTTTATCACAGGCGGAGGATTTGATGCGTGCACGTATCAATGAACGTCATATGCGCAATGGTGTAACAATCATTAATCCTGCCACGACACATATTAGCGTGGATGCAATTATCGGTAGTGACACAGTAATCCTACCAGGTACGATGATTGAAGGAAAAACAATTATAGGTGCGGATTGTGAAATTGGTCCCAATAGCCATATTATAGACAGTCAAATTGGTAACGACACGTCTATCCATAGCTCTGTTGTAAAAAGTAGTGCAATTGGTGATGCGGTAGCGATTGGTCCATTCGCACATATTCGACCTGAGTCCACACTCGGTAATCATGTGAAAATTGGCAACTTTGTTGAAGTGAAGAAAAGCCAAATAAATGAAGATTCTAAAGTATCACATTTAAGCTATATCGGCGATGCCGAAATCGGCAAAAATGTGAATATTGGTTGTGGCTCCATTACTGTCAATTATGATGGTAAAAATAAGCATAAAACAATTATTGAAGACAATGTATTCGTAGGATGTAACACGAATTTAGTTGCACCGGTAACTGTGCGTAAAAATGCATTTATCGCCGCAGGCTCTACGATTACGAAAGAGGTTCCTGAGGATGCACTAGCAATCGCACGTGCAAGACAGGAAAATAAATTAGGCTATATGAATAAATTAAAATAA
- a CDS encoding ribose-phosphate diphosphokinase, with translation MPYHYADSKLKLFSLNSNNPLAQEIAQEMGIDLGKSSVKHFSDGEIQISIEESIRGCDVFIVQSTSAPVNEHLMELLIMIDAVKRASARTVNVVIPYYGYARQDRKAKAREPITAKLVANLLETAGATRVIVLDLHAPQIQGFFDILIDHLVAVPILADYFGSKGFNQEDLVIVSPDHGGVTRARKMAERLKAPIAIIDKRRPKPNVAEVMNIVGNVEGKICILIDDIIDTAGTITIGANALIESGAKEVYACCSHPVLSGPAIERIENSAIKELVVTNTIQLQEEKKSPKIKELSVAKLMADAISRVYENKSVSTLFD, from the coding sequence ATGCCATATCATTACGCTGACTCAAAACTAAAACTTTTCTCACTAAATTCAAATAACCCACTTGCACAGGAAATTGCACAAGAAATGGGCATAGATTTAGGTAAATCATCTGTAAAACATTTCAGTGATGGAGAAATTCAAATTAGCATTGAAGAAAGTATTCGTGGTTGCGATGTATTCATTGTGCAGTCAACTTCCGCACCTGTAAATGAGCATTTAATGGAGCTTTTAATTATGATTGACGCAGTGAAGCGCGCTTCTGCTCGTACTGTCAATGTTGTAATCCCTTACTATGGCTATGCTCGACAAGACCGTAAAGCAAAAGCTCGTGAGCCAATTACAGCAAAATTAGTGGCGAACCTATTAGAAACTGCTGGTGCAACACGTGTAATTGTATTAGATTTACATGCACCACAAATTCAAGGCTTCTTCGATATTTTAATTGACCACTTAGTGGCAGTACCGATTCTTGCTGATTACTTCGGTTCAAAAGGCTTTAACCAAGAGGATTTAGTAATCGTTTCTCCTGACCATGGTGGTGTAACACGAGCACGTAAAATGGCAGAGCGCTTAAAGGCACCGATTGCCATTATCGACAAACGCCGTCCAAAGCCAAATGTTGCTGAAGTAATGAATATCGTAGGTAATGTTGAAGGTAAAATTTGTATTTTAATTGATGATATTATTGATACAGCAGGTACAATTACAATTGGGGCTAATGCATTGATTGAGTCAGGCGCGAAAGAAGTATATGCTTGTTGTTCACACCCAGTACTATCTGGACCAGCAATTGAGCGTATTGAAAACTCAGCAATTAAAGAGCTGGTTGTCACAAATACAATTCAATTACAAGAAGAAAAGAAATCGCCAAAAATTAAAGAGCTTTCTGTTGCGAAATTAATGGCAGATGCAATCTCTCGTGTTTATGAAAATAAATCAGTAAGTACATTGTTTGATTAA